The stretch of DNA ACAAGCAGATGCCAAATGGGAAGAGAAATTTGATAAACGAGAGGATCCTCGTGGTAGACAATATTATTGGATGTGTGGTGAATTTGTAAATCACGACAAAGGGGACGATACGGATGTATATGCTATAGAGAATGGATTTATTTCGGTAGTTCCAGTTCGTTTCGATTTAACTGCTCATCATTTTTTAAGTGAGTTAAAAAATTGGAATTTTTAAACATATTTGAAATAAAAAAGAGCATTCAGTATGAATGCTCTTTTTTTATATGAATGGATTCTGAATTATTTTCCAGAAACCGTTTTTCTTTCTAGTGTACGATAATAATCTTCTTTCGCACTATCTTCGATTGTTCTATATGCAACTGCTAAATTTTTAATCACACTGATATCATTAGGCTCCATTTGATGAATCTTCTCTAAAATAGGGATGATTTCTGTAAATAAAGCTTTACGTTTAGCAATGTTTTCAGCATAAATTGCTTTTTCTTGCTTAGAGCTTCCTAAGTTATTGTTGATTTTTTCAACATATTCTTTGTCTTTTACTAAGTATGAAGCAACTAAGTTCTTGTAAGACTCTGTGTGTTTAGGATTTAACTCAATTGATTTCTTGAATAATTCTTTAACACGAGCTTCTTGAGATGCATCCTCCATTAATAACACTCCTAAATTGTAGTAATTTAAGTGATCAGTTGGATTGATTTTAATGTTTTCTTCAATCTTTGCCTTTAATTTATCGCTATTTCCAGTTGCTTGATAAATACTAGTCGCTAATGTGTTGATGTCAACATCTTTCGGATATTTTGCTAACGCTTCATCTAAAAATGGATCAGCTTTCTTTAAATTAAATAAAGTATTTAAACCTAAAACATATAAGTCACGGTTATAATTCTTTGTTTGATTTGCTGAAATTCCTGTAAAGTTTTTACTCGCTAAATCTTTGATAATTTCTAAAGATTTTTCGAACTTATTTCCGTTGTAGTAAGAAATAGCTGCTTGATATTTATAGATGTCTTCTTTTGTTCCTAATGCTTCCACTAAGTTGTAAACATTTAAGAATTTTTGACCTGCAACATCATAATTTTTAGCATCTAATGCTGTACTCGCTTCATTTAATTCCTTATTTGCTAATTCAGATACCTGAGATTGTAATAAGAAACTATATTTCGGCATTAATGCAACTTCTTTAGCTTTTGCATAATTTCCGTTAGCAGTCGCTGCATTTAATTCTTCTTGAGTATAGTAAAATTCGTCTTTTTTCGTGTCTTTGTTACGAACTTGCCAAACTTTACCATTCTCGTATTTTGTTAATTTTGCTAAACTTTCGCTTGCTTTTGTTACATCACCTTTTGCTAAACTTTCTTTAACTAAAGTATTGTATTTTTCTGCTAACTGAGTAGGATTTGTGTTTAACTCCTCTGTATTTACTTGTGCAAATGAAGTTGATAATGATAATACTAATCCTAAACTAAATAAGAATTTTTTCATAATTAATCATTCGTTTGATCTTCTTCTGAATTTGTTTCTTCAGTAATTTGATCGTTATTTAATTCTACATTTGATTCTATTGTACCTTCTGCTGTTTCTGTTGATGCTTCGATTTCTTCTTCAATCTCTTCCTCAACTTCTACTTTTGCAATTGCAGCAATCGCATCATTATTTTTTAGATTAATTAATCGAACCCCTTGAGTCGCACGACCCATTACACGGATTTCATCTAAACCTGTACGAATAGCAACTCCTGATTTGTTGATAATCATTAAGTCATTATCGTTTGTTACAGATTCAATTGCAATTAATTTACCTGTTTTTTCTGTAATATTTAATGTGGTAACACCTTTTCCACCACGGTTTGTTTCACGGTAATCTTCGATTGAAGTACGTTTTCCGTAACCTTTTTCAGATACTACTAATACCGTTTCGTTTTCGATGTCCGAAACAACGATCATACCAATAACTTCGTTATCCGCTTCTTCACCTAAGTTGATTCCACGAACACCAGAAGCAGTACGACCCATTGGACGAACTTTTTCGTCGTAGAAACGAATGGCTTTACCATATTTCGAAGCAATCATAATCTGAGATTTACCATCTGTTAATAAAGCTTCTAATAATGTATCTCCTTCACGAACTGTAATGGCATTGATACCGTTTGTACGTGGGCGAGAATATGCTTCTAAAGAAGTTTTCTTAATGATACCATTTTTCGTTACCATGATAACAAAATGGTTATTCACATATTCTTCATCCATTAAATCATGCGTGCGAATGTATGCTTTAACTTTATCGTCTGGATCAATATTGATTAAGTTTTGGATGGCACGTCCCTTCGATGTTTTCGATCCTTCCGGAATTTCGAATACACGCATCCAGAAACATTTTCCTTTTTCTGTAAAGAATAACATGTATTGGTGGTTAGTCGCCACAACCATGTACTCTAAGAAATCTTCGTCACGCGTTGTTGCCGCTCTGTTACCAACACCACCACGAGATTGTTTACGGTATTCTGATAACGGAGTACGTTTGATGTAACCTAAACGAGAAATAGTTAAAACTACTTTTTCATCAGGAATTAAATCTTCCATATTTAAGTCACCGCCAGCGAAATTGATGTCTGTACGACGCTCATCACCATATTTTGTGCGAATTTCAATCAATTCGTCTTTGATGATTTGCATACGTAACTCTTCATTCGCTAAGATGTCTTGTAAATGTTGGATTGTTTTCATGATTTCTTCGTATTCTGAACGAATTTTATCAATTTCTAATCCTGTTAAGGTACGTAAACGCAATTCTAAAATTGAACGAGCTTGGATTTCTGACAATTCAAATGCTTCAATTAATCCTTGGCGCGCAATTTCTGGCGTTTCAGATTCACGAATGATACGGATTGCACGGTCTAAATCATCTTTAGTACCAATGATTTTCATGTATCCTTCTAAGATATGCGCACGTTCTTGTGCTTTTCTTAAATCGTATTCAGCACGACGAATAACAACTTCATGACGGTGTTCTACGAAGTGGTGAATTAAATCCTTTAAATTTAATTGTTCTGGTCTTCCATTAACTAAGGCAATATTATTTACCGAGAAAGAAGATTGTAATTGTGTATATTTAAATAACTTATTTAAGACAACGTTTGGTACAGCATCCATTTTAAGCACATAGACGATACGCATCCCTTTACGGTCAGATTCATCACGAATCTCTGCGATACCATCTAATTTACCGTCTTTAATTAATTCTGCTGTTTTCGCAATCATATCGGCTTTATTCACTTGATAAGGGATTTCAGTCGCGATAATACAATCACGGTTGTGTACCTCTTCAAAATGAGTTTTTGCACGTAAAACGATACGTCCTCTACCAGTTTCTAAAGCTTGTTTAACCCCATCATAACCATAGATTGTTCCTCCAGTTGGGAAATCAGGAGCTTTTACATATTGCATTAATTCATCGATCATGATGTCACGATTTTCGATGTATGCAATTGTACCATCAATAACCTCTGTTAAGTTGTGAGGCGCCATATTCGTCGCCATACCTACAGCAATCCCCGATGCTCCATTTACTAATAAAGTAGGGATTTTCGTTGGTAAAACAGTTGGTTCTTGAATTGTATCGTCGAAGTTCAATTGAAAATCGACTGTTTCTTTATCTAAGTCAGCTAATAATTCGTCTGAAATTTTTTGAAGTCTTGCTTCTGTATAACGCATCGCTGCAGGTGGATCACCATCTACAGAACCGTAGTTCCCTTGTCCATCAACTAACATATAACGTAATGACCAAGGTTGAGCCATACGTACCATTGCATCATAAACCGAACTATCTCCGTGTGGGTGAAATTTACCTAAAACCTCACCAACGATACGCGCAGATTTTTTATAAGCGCGGTTAGAAAAAACGCCTAATTCATACATCCCGAATAATACTCTTCGGTGAACAGGTTTCAAACCATCACGTACATCTGGAAGGGCACGAGATACGATTACCGACATCGAGTAATCGATATATGCCGATTTCATTTCATCCTCAATGTTGATTGGGATCAGTTTTTCTCCTTCAGTCATATCCTTTTGTTATATAAGACGGCTAAGATACAAATTTTAACTACAATTCGGAGTGATATAACTTATCAAATTGAAGATTTTATATTTAATTTTGTGTTGTTTAGAAAGAAATAATTTTTATATTTGCACTTCGAAAATTACAAATATTGGAAACGGAGACGGTTTGAATTAATTCATTATTACGTTTGTAATTTTCTAAATTTTGATTTTTGAATTAATAATAATAACTGTATATTTGCAACCCCATTCGTGTAATGGCATACAAACTTAGTAAAGATGAGTAAGAGAACATTTCAACCAAGTAACAGAAAGAAAAGAAACAAACACGGATTCCGTGAGCGTATGGCTACTAAAAACGGGCGTAAAGTATTAGCTGCTCGTAGAAAGAAAGGTAGAAAAGCATTAACTGTTAGTGACGTTAGAGCTAAAAGATAATCGCTACAATTCATAAAAAATAAGCTTGAAGGTTTTTCTTTCAGGCTTTTTTTTTACATTTGAAAAAAAGACGGATACTCGTATGGAAGTTAAAAATGTAATTGAAGTAAATCAGTCTTCAATCTATCAACGTAATCATTTGGTTTTATCGGATGTCAATTTCACTTTAGCAGAAGGGGAATTTGTTTACTTAATCGGTAAAACTGGAAGCGGAAAAAGTAGTTTATTAAAAGTGCTTTACGGTGACTTACCATTAAAAAATGGAAATGGAAAAGTCGTAGGGATGGACTTGAAAACCTTAAAAACAAGCAAAATTCCAGATTTACGCCGTCATTTAGGAATTGTATTCCAAGATTTCCAATTGTTAACAGATCGTACTGTTGAGCAAAATTTAATCTTCGTGTTAAAAGCAACGGGATGGAAGGATAAAAAATCAATTGAATCTCGTATTGATGAAGTATTAGATTCAGTTGGGATGTTATCTAAAAAGAAAATGATGCCTTTCCGTTTATCAGGAGGTGAGCAACAACGTGTTTCGATTGCTCGTGCATTATTAAATCATCCTGAATTAATTTTAGCCGATGAGCCAACAGGAAACTTAGATCCTGAAACATCGAATGAGATTATGAATCTTTTATTATCAGTATCTAAACAAAACAATTGTGCCGTATTAATGGCAACCCATGATTATGATATTATTCGTCGTTATCCAGCACGAATGATTCGTTGTGAGAATGGGAATGTGATAGAAGTAGCGGCAGAATCGATTGAATTTTAATTTTCAATAAAATATATTTAAAAGAGAGTTTAAGAAATTAAACTCTCTTTTTTGCTTTTATAAAAAGGTATAATTTATACAAATTGAATAGTTTTAAATTCGGATTTTTACTGTTCAAGTGATCCAAAATTTTAGTTTCATTACGGCGAAAAACATAATAAAATAATCCACTTAGACCCAATTGATTGATTTTTTGATAAAAGGATAATAATTTTATACGATGATAATCTTTAGGAGTTATTGTATTATTATCAATCAATTGTACAAGATTTTCAGTCGCTAATCGGTTTTTATCGATATAGGATAAATTATCCTCAATGTGATGATTTAAAACAGGATTCTCAATGTGTAAAATAGAAATATTACGTTTGGCTAATTCGATTCCAAATAACGTATCTTCATGTCCATATTGTTTCAATGACTCATCAAATAAGATTTCTTGAAATAACGAACGATGTATAATGAAATTATTTGATTGAAAGCCTAATTTTGGATAACGTTGCCGTATAATGGCGGGCTGACTTTCGATGAATGTTCCATATTTCCAACTTAAGCTCTGCTGAGCAGAAGGGCATTCGTATGGATAAACACGTCCTCCGTAACAGATAACAGGTCGATATTGCTTTAAGGCATTCAAATAATTTTCGATGAATTGATCATTGTTTTCGACGGAGCTATCACAATCCATAAATAACAGATAAGGCTGTGTAGCATATTGTAAAAATAAATTACGAATACGCGAACGCCCAACATTATTATTCAATTGAATGTACTCATGAAGTTGTTGTAAAGATTTATTTTTTTGTCGAAATTCTTCATCTGATGCGTCATCTATTAAGATGATTTCTACTTCTGTATCAAAAATGAATTGAATCTGTTTGGTTAAATCATTCACCAAAGGACGTACATCGTAATTATAAATAGGAATACAGATTGAAATCATCTCTTTTCTTTAACAACGTTTTCAAAAATTTCTTTTAGGCGATGTTCTTCCTTTTCCCAACAACAAGCTAAGGCAGCTTTTGTTAGCTGTTCACGATAAGCAGATTTGCCTTCGTTTAACATCAGCATAGCAGTTTCTGCGATGTGCTTTGCATCGTGTTTTTCAATAACACGTCCAACATTGTAATGTTCAATGGTCGATTTGATTTCTGGAAGATATGTAGCTAAAATAGGAACTTTAGCCTGCATATAATCAAAAATTTTATTAGGTAAGGCATAGCGATAACTGATGCCTAAATCTTGTTCTAAACTAATACCAAGATCGGCTAATGGAGTTATCGTTTTAAGTGTCTTAGGGGGAAGAATTCCTAAGAAAAACACTTTATCCCGTACGTTATAATAATCGACAAGTTGTTCTAATGTTTCACGGTGTGGTCCATTTCCTGCAATCCAAAAAACGCAATTTTCGGTATATTGCATCGCCTCAATCATAAATTCTAAACCTCGGCTCATATTCAGAACGCCTTGGTATAGAATTATTTTATGATTTGAAGGCACGGTTGGTAATGGAAAAAATATCAATTCTTCTTTATCATTCATTTTTTGTAAATGCGGAACATTACGAATAATGCTTGGCTTTACATGATATTCTTTTTCAAACCATTCGGCATAGCCTTGACTTACCGTATAAAAATGTTTTTGTTTTGGGAGTAGAAAACGTTCTAATGTTTTCCAAACTCGTTTAATTTTTGGCCGTTGGCTCAGAGACGGCAGCTCAGAGAAAATTTCGTGGCTATCAAATACTAAAGGCAGATTTTTTATTTTGCTCACCAAATAGAACGGTAAAAGACTGTCTAAATCGTTAGCTAATAAAATCGTTTGTTGATCTGCCCTTAGCATAAGATAAGTGAATAATTTGAAATTAAACTCTGCATATAATCTGAAACTTTCTTGATTCTTTAGGGGAATAATCGTCGTTTTGAACGATTTATTTAATCGGGGTTTTCCTCTTAACGTAGTTCCTATTAATTCAACTTCATAACCAAACTTCAATAAAGAATTACACACTTTATCAACTCTTTGATCCGTTTCAATATTATTTATTACCGCAGAAAGTACTTTCAATTTTTTGTGTTTTGTGTTCGACTGATTATTTACTTGGTTTAAAAATAATATAATAGAGTTGAACAAATAATAAAATTGCATTTGGAATCAACACAGGCCATGCTTCATAGATGGCAGCATAGATGACAAAGCAAATGCATCCTATTGCATTGATAATTCTAATTTTCGTAATGTTCGAAAAAAAGAACGCTAATACAATAAATACTGATGCCAGGTAGCCAAATACATCGGCTACCGAAATGTTTGATATGAAATCCATAAAACGATAAATAAGAATGATAAAGTATAGGCAAAATTAATAAAAATAGTCTAGAAGTTTTGTGTAAATTTGCATCATGATACAAAACATATCTAACATTAAACATAAAGATTCTTCAAATTTCTTTTTAATCGCTGGACCATGTGCGATTGAGAATGAAGATATGGCTTTGCAAATCGCTGAGCGTGTGATTACGATAACAGATAAATTAAATATTCCTTATATTTTTAAAGGATCATTTAAGAAAGCCAATCGTTCTCGCATTGATAGCTTCACAGGAATTGGAGATGAGGAAGCATTGAAAATTTTACGTAAAGTAGGTGAAACTTTTGATGTACCAACAACTACAGATATTCATGAACCATATCATGCAGAAATGGCTGCAGCATATGTAGATGTATTACAAATTCCTGCTTTTTTAGTGCGTCAAACAGATTTAGTAGTGGCGGCTGCTAAAACAGGTAAACATGTTACATTAAAGAAAGGCCAATTCTTATCACCTGAAGCCATGCAATTTCCAGTACAGAAAGTTACAGATTCAGGAAATAACAATGTAGCTATTATCGAACGTGGTACAATGTTAGGATATGGAGATTTAGTTGTAGACTACCGTGGGATTCCGGTGATGCAAAATTATGCTCCCGTTATTTTGGATGTAACTCACTCTTTACAACAGCCTAATCAAGCGTCTGGTGTAACAGGAGGAAAACCTGAGTTGATCGAAACTATTGCGAAAGCAGGTATTGCCGTTGGAGCAGATGGTTTATTTATTGAAACACATCCCGATCCAAAGAATGCCAAAAGTGATGGAGCAAACATGCTTCAATTGGATTTATTAGAAGGATTATTAGAAAAACTTGTTCGCGTAAGACAAGTTGTTATCTAATTGGTTTTAAAATATTTATTATTTCTCAATGTTTGAAAACTTTTTTTCGAGCATTGAGAAATTTATTTAAACTCTTTTTTGAAGAGTGCTTGATATCGAATGAACAATTTAATTCAGAAATATAATATTCCAGGACCACGATACACCAGTTATCCAACGGTGCCATTTTGGGATGAAGCCGAATTTACGAAAGAGCAATGGGTAAAAACTTTTCAACAATCATTTGTTGAAAGTAATGAAACAGAGGGTATTTCCTTGTACATACATTTACCGTATTGCGAGTCATTGTGTACATTTTGTGCATGTAATAAGCGTATTACAAAACAACATTCGGTAGAAGAACCTTATATTGCAACAGTTCTTAAGGAATGGCAGTTATATTTAAATATGATGCCTTCCAAACCTGTTATTAAGGAAATTCATTTAGGTGGTGGAACGCCAACCTTTTTCTCACCTGAGAATTTGAGAATATTATTAGAAGGAATTATTAAAACCTCAATTGTTGCTGATGGACATGAATTCAGTTTAGAAGGACATCCTAACAATACAACAAGAGAGCATTTACAAGTATTGTTCGATTTGGGCTTTCGTCGTGTTTCTTATGGTGTACAAGATTACGATTTAAAGGTACAAAATGCTATTCATCGTATACAGCCATTTGAACAAGTTAAAAGAGCAACAGAAGAAGCTCGAGAAATTGGATATACTTCAATTTCGCACGATTTAGTTTTTGGCTTGCCTCATCAAACTTTACAGGGGATGATGGAGACAATTAATAAAACAAAAGAACTAAATCCGGATCGAATTTCTTTCTACAGTTATGCACATGTGCCGTGGATTAAAGGAGTAGGGCAAAGAGGTTTCTTAGAAGAAGATTTGCCGTCTCCAGAATTGAAACGTGAGTTGTATGAAACAGGAAAGAAAATGTTCGAGGAAATGAACTATTTCGAAATTGGAATGGATCATTTTGCTTTAGAACATGACTCGATGTATCAATCGATGGAAAACAAATCATTACATCGTAATTTTATGGGGTATTCGTCCTCAAAAACACAAGTAATGATTGGATTAGGTGTTTCGTCGATTAGCGATTCTTGGTACAGTTTTGCTCAAAATGAGAAAACTGTAGAAGAATATCAGGCTTCGATTAATAAAGGAGAATTATCTGTTTACAGAGGACATATCCTAACGGCAGAAGATTTAGTGATACGCCGTCATATTTTAAATTTGATGTGCAACATGGAAACTTCTTGGGAGGATGATAAAATGAAATTTAACGGAATCGATCAAGTCAAATCGATGCTGAAAGGAATGGAAGACGATGATTTAATCATCATCGGTGAAAATGGAATTGTTGTAAAAGAGCAAGGTCGTCCTTTTGTTCGTAACGTTTGTATGTCTTTTGACTTGCGAATGTTGGAGAAAGAACCTGAGACGCGTTTATTTTCTATGACAATTTAATTTTCGAAAATTTTTGCAAGCTTTATCCAAAATAGTATATTTGAATATCTTAAAAAATGAATGAAATAGAAATTCACGGTAAAAAATTTATACCGTACATTGCTTTTGAAGAAATTGAACATGCAATCAAAGACATGGCGAACAAAGTGTACGATGAGTACAAAGATGAAACGCCAATCTTTATTGGAGTTTTAAACGGGGTTGTGATGTTCATGAGTGATTTCTTAAAACAATATCCAGGTGAATGTGAGATCTCTTTCTTAAAATTAAAATCTTACGAAGGAACAGAATCTACAGGGAAAATTCAAATCCAAATGGATATCCCAATGAATGTAGAAGGACGTCACGTGATTATTTTAGAGGATATTGTTGATACTGGAAATACGTTAGTTGAATTACACCGTATTCTAAAAGAGAAAAATGTAAAATCTTTAAAAGTAGCGACTTTATTATTCAAACCAGATGCTTACAAAAAAGACTTAGAAGTTGATTTAGTAGGTATTTCTATTCCAGACAAATTTGTAGTGGGGTACGGTTTAGATTACGACGGATACGGAAGAAATTTACCGGATATTTATCAAATAAAATCATAAAAAAAAATGCTAAACATCGTATTGTTCGGCCCTCCTGGTAGTGGGAAAGGAACACAAGCTAAATTCTTAGAAGAAAAATATTTAACTTCTCAAATCTCTACTGGAGATTTATTTCGTTACAACTTAAAAAATGAAACGGAATTAGGGAAATTAGCTCAATCTTATATGGATAAAGGGCAATTGGTTCCTGATGAAGTAACAACGAATATGTTAGTGGATCATTTAGATAATAATCCAAATGAAAACGGTTACATTTTCGACGGTTATCCAAGAACAACAGCTCAAGCCCAAGAATTAGATAAAATTTTAGCTGATAAATATAACCAAGAAGTAACGGTAACGTTAGCTTTAGTGGTTGAAGATGAAATCTTAGTAGAACGTTTGTTAGAACGTGGTAAAACTTCGGGACGTGCAGATGATGTTGATGAAACAATTATCCGTAACCGTATCAAAGAATACTACGAAAAAACAGCGATTGTTGCTGAGCATTTTAAAGCGCAAGGTAAATGGGTGGAAATTGACGGAGTAGGTTCAATTGAAGACATTACCAATAAATTATTTGCTGCAGTTGATGCTGCAAAATAAGAAAAAGTTAATCAAACTTTTATATATGAAAAACCTCAACGATTGTGTTGAGGTTTTTTTATGGGATTTAATGGTGTATTTATTTGATTAATTTTTCACAAATCGATTTGGCTAATCCAGGTCCTTCATAAATAAACCCGGTATAGATTTGAACAAGGCTTGCACCAGCGTCTAATTTTTCAAGCGCATCTTCTGCTGAATGAATACCACCGACTCCAATAATTGGGAAAGCTTTGTTAGATTTTTCTGAAAGATATCGAATAACTTCAGTAGATCGTTCTTTTAAGGGTTTTCCGCTTACTCCACCAGCTTCCTGCACAATTTTTGGATCAGATTTCAGTCCTTCTCTTTCAATGGTCGTATTCGTAGCAATAACACCAGCAATCTTTGTTTCAGTCACAATTTCGATGATATCATCCAATTGTTCATTGGTTAAATCTGGAGCAATTTTTAATAAAATTGGCTTGGGATTTTCTTTGATTCCGTTATGTCTTTGTAAAGTATATAACAAATCCATTAAAGGTTCTTTTTCTTGTAAAGCACGTAAATTTGGTGTATTTGGGGAACTGACATTCACAACAAAATAATCCACTTCATCAAATAATGCATTAAAACAAATCACATAATCATTTGTCGCTTGTTCGTTTGGTGTAACTTTATTTTTACCAATGTTTCCACCAATAATATAATGTTCGCGATGTTGCAAACGACGAATTTGTTTTACGGCATAATCGACACCTTTGTTATTAAACCCCATTCGGTTAATAATCGCTTCATCTTCCACTAATCGAAACATGCGAGGCGCTTCATTTCCGGGTTGAGGTTTAGGTGTTACAGTTCCTATTTCGATGAATCCAAATCCAAAATGGCTCAATTCTTTGATGTATTCTCCATTTTTATCAAACCCTGCAGCTAAGCCCACTGGATTTTTAAATTTGATTCCGAAAACTTCACGTTCTAATGAAGGGTGATTTAAAGTAAATTTTTTGGTTAATAGTTTATCAATACCAGGAAAATTCGCGTAATTTCTTAATTGACGCGTTACGAAGTGGTGTGCATCTTCTGGTTGTAACTGGAAAAGAATGTTTTTGATTTGCTTGTACATGTTGCAAAAATAAACAATACTATTCACTCTTAATATTCGTTGGAAAATTTATTCTTGTGTTTTGTTTCAATGAGCTCTAACGATAAAAAAAATTAAGATTAGAATGGAGTAATTTAATCGGGATTATAAATGTGTAATCGTTTGATTTTATGATAATACAAATTGAAAAATAGAATTAAAAAGGGATTTCGATTAATTTAAATTAGGGGATGAATTTCAAATTTTACAAATCTCGTAAATCTTTTACGGAAACGTTCAATTCATTTTTCATTATTTTAAATAAAGGGCTTCGATGACAGAAGTACAAATTGTTTTATTTCAATACATAATCGATGAGTTAAAATAGATTCAACAAGATTTTATTATAAGGCTGATAAATCGTATTTTTGCAGACTAATTATCAAAAAAGAAAAATTTATGCAATCAAATTTTGTTGACTACGTAAAAATTCATTGTAAAAGTGGACACGGTGGAGCGGGTTCAGCAAGTTTGCATCGCGAAAAATATATCGATAAAGGAGGTCCAGATGGTGGAGATGGAGGTCGTGGAGGACACATCATTTTAAGAGGTAATGCCAACCTTTGGACTTTATTGGAATTTAAATTCTCTAAACACTTCCGTGCACAACATGGAGGTCGCGGAGGTAAATCTCGTTCTACAGGTTACGACGGAGAAGATATTATCTTAAATGTTCCAATTGGTGTAATTGCTCGTGATGAAGATGGAGAAATCGTTGGGGAGATTACAGAAGATGGACAAGAAATTATCTTAAAACGCGGTGGTAAAGGTGGTCTAGGGAACTGGCACTTTAGATCGGCTACTCGTCAAACTCCTCGTTATGCACAACCAGGTTTAGATGGTGAAGAAGGATGGGTAACCTTAGAATTAAAAGTGTTAGCTGATGTAGGTTTAGTCGGGTTTCCGAATGCAGGAAAATCTACATTATTATCTGTTTTATCAGCTGCAAAACCTAAAATTGCAGATTATGCCTTTACAACATTAACGCCTAACTTAGGAATTGTAAA from Faecalibacter sp. LW9 encodes:
- the hemN gene encoding oxygen-independent coproporphyrinogen III oxidase, yielding MNNLIQKYNIPGPRYTSYPTVPFWDEAEFTKEQWVKTFQQSFVESNETEGISLYIHLPYCESLCTFCACNKRITKQHSVEEPYIATVLKEWQLYLNMMPSKPVIKEIHLGGGTPTFFSPENLRILLEGIIKTSIVADGHEFSLEGHPNNTTREHLQVLFDLGFRRVSYGVQDYDLKVQNAIHRIQPFEQVKRATEEAREIGYTSISHDLVFGLPHQTLQGMMETINKTKELNPDRISFYSYAHVPWIKGVGQRGFLEEDLPSPELKRELYETGKKMFEEMNYFEIGMDHFALEHDSMYQSMENKSLHRNFMGYSSSKTQVMIGLGVSSISDSWYSFAQNEKTVEEYQASINKGELSVYRGHILTAEDLVIRRHILNLMCNMETSWEDDKMKFNGIDQVKSMLKGMEDDDLIIIGENGIVVKEQGRPFVRNVCMSFDLRMLEKEPETRLFSMTI
- the hpt gene encoding hypoxanthine phosphoribosyltransferase; the encoded protein is MNEIEIHGKKFIPYIAFEEIEHAIKDMANKVYDEYKDETPIFIGVLNGVVMFMSDFLKQYPGECEISFLKLKSYEGTESTGKIQIQMDIPMNVEGRHVIILEDIVDTGNTLVELHRILKEKNVKSLKVATLLFKPDAYKKDLEVDLVGISIPDKFVVGYGLDYDGYGRNLPDIYQIKS
- a CDS encoding adenylate kinase, giving the protein MLNIVLFGPPGSGKGTQAKFLEEKYLTSQISTGDLFRYNLKNETELGKLAQSYMDKGQLVPDEVTTNMLVDHLDNNPNENGYIFDGYPRTTAQAQELDKILADKYNQEVTVTLALVVEDEILVERLLERGKTSGRADDVDETIIRNRIKEYYEKTAIVAEHFKAQGKWVEIDGVGSIEDITNKLFAAVDAAK
- a CDS encoding quinone-dependent dihydroorotate dehydrogenase, with the translated sequence MYKQIKNILFQLQPEDAHHFVTRQLRNYANFPGIDKLLTKKFTLNHPSLEREVFGIKFKNPVGLAAGFDKNGEYIKELSHFGFGFIEIGTVTPKPQPGNEAPRMFRLVEDEAIINRMGFNNKGVDYAVKQIRRLQHREHYIIGGNIGKNKVTPNEQATNDYVICFNALFDEVDYFVVNVSSPNTPNLRALQEKEPLMDLLYTLQRHNGIKENPKPILLKIAPDLTNEQLDDIIEIVTETKIAGVIATNTTIEREGLKSDPKIVQEAGGVSGKPLKERSTEVIRYLSEKSNKAFPIIGVGGIHSAEDALEKLDAGASLVQIYTGFIYEGPGLAKSICEKLIK
- the obgE gene encoding GTPase ObgE; this translates as MQSNFVDYVKIHCKSGHGGAGSASLHREKYIDKGGPDGGDGGRGGHIILRGNANLWTLLEFKFSKHFRAQHGGRGGKSRSTGYDGEDIILNVPIGVIARDEDGEIVGEITEDGQEIILKRGGKGGLGNWHFRSATRQTPRYAQPGLDGEEGWVTLELKVLADVGLVGFPNAGKSTLLSVLSAAKPKIADYAFTTLTPNLGIVKYRDHQSFIMADIPGIIEGAAEGKGLGHRFLRHIERNSTLLFMIPADAEDYAKEYEILLNELRKFNPELLDKERVLAVTKSDMLDDELKAEISAQLPKDIETVFISAVAHQGLTELKDII